The Macaca nemestrina isolate mMacNem1 chromosome 12, mMacNem.hap1, whole genome shotgun sequence genome contains a region encoding:
- the LOC105476251 gene encoding prostate and testis expressed protein 4: MRKMNTLLLVSLSFLYLKEVMGLKCNTCIYTEGWKCMAGRGTCIAKENELCSTTAYFRGNKHMYSTHMCKYKCKEEKYSKRGLLRVTLCCDRNFCNIF, encoded by the exons ATGAGGAAAATGAACACACTGCTCCTCGTGAGCTTATCTTTTCTCTACCTCAAAGAGG TTATGGGTCTGAAGTGTAATACCTGCATATACACAGAAGGATGGAAGTGTATGGCAGGCCGAGGCACTTgcattgcaaaagaaaatgagttatGTTCAACAACAGCCTATTTCAGGG GAAACAAACATATGTACTCAACACATATGTGTAAGTATAAGTGCAAGGAAGAGAAGTACTCCAAAAGAGGCCTGTTGAGAGTGACACTGTGCTGTGACAGAAACTTCTGTAACATCTTCTAA